AAGTGGTCACACCGCACGGAGCTTCCCTTTTCGTGGGAAGATCAGAAATGAGAACTGGTGTTTTTGAGCTGCTCGAGAATCTGAGAAAAGCACTGGCCAGAAACTTAAAAAGCACAGCTTTATGGGAAGGAACAAAGGCAGTTTCCCTGCCGTGAGTACACATGCAGCGATGTGCCCAGAAAGGCCGTGCTGCCTCCTCTCCAAGCAACCCCTAAACCCAGGACTCCAGGTTTTCATCAGCCTGGAAACAAGTTCCAAACTTACAGCTGGGAGGCTGCCCCTCAGTCAAATTTCTCTCTCCGGCCTGCACGTCCAAACTCCccggggagggagatggggggctGCCTGACAGATGTGGTCTGGGGAAAGCGGGCACGTGGGGAAGCAAGAGACAGCTGCACAGGGAATGCGTTTTAACATCTGCAGGGCGTGCGTTGCCTCGGGGTGACCCTCACCACACAGAAACGAGGTATCTTGCAGAAGATGTACTGAAACCACGCGAAGTCCAGGCACCCCATTGCCCTGCCTGTGACGGACACCCGTTGGCATCCTGGTTGCCAATAAGCCACCGTCCTCTTGGACTTCTGGATGCCTCAGTTTTAACTTCTCTTAGAGCAACGAAGGAGCACCTTACCTGCATAAGGACTGCAGGTCCCAGGTATTTGTCTCCGTTCCACCAGTAGCTGGGGCAGCTGGTGCTGCAGCAGGCACAGAGAATACACTCATACAGCCCGTCCTGTGCGGAGGGAAAGGGCGGTCAGGGGCCCAAGGCCGAAGAGACTCGGGTTTCTAGCCGACTGAATGTGATGTCGGCGGTCGGCACGTGAACAAAGCGACTATTTGCAGGGTTTTCTTGGCAAAACCCTAGGGGTGGCTTGTACGGATGTATCAGATTTGTAAAAAGAGATCTTGGAGccaaaatgtaaacatttgcTGGATTAGAACCCAGAGTTCTGAAGGCCAAGTCCAATGTACTTATCCTTTAATACACCACCTCTGTTacctaaaagcaaacaaaccccccaaaaaagcaaaacaaagagaagcaaccagggaaacctgggtggctcagttggttaaatgtccgacttcggctcaggtcatgatctcaaggttcatgagttcgagccccgcgtcggtctctgtgctgaccagctctgagcctgcttgggattccgtctccctccctctctccctccatgtccctccccagctcgtgctttctctctcaaaaataaataaataaacattaaaaaaaaccaaaacaaaaacacttcacaGCCTGGATACTGGAACTCAGAGTGACAGGGctgtcccccaccctgcccagcaATCCCTGGACTCTCGGTGTCAGCAAAGAACAGCAAGGTTCTAGTCCCAGTTGTGCCATGAGCGACTTTGCTCCTGTCTGCAAAACAGGTGGTGGAAGCAGGACCACCAACGGCCAGGACGTGTCTGATTTGCCCCCGAGTGTCAAAGAGCCTCTGATGGGGGTGTCAGCTTGGAAAAACCTGGTAATCTGCACAcaggtttcttttgaaaaagacaaacaggggcgcctgggtggcgcagtcggttaagcgtccgacttcagccaggtcacgatctcgcggtccgtgagttcgagccccgcgtcaggctctgcgctgatggctcggagcctggagcctgtttccgattctgtgtctccctctctctctgcccctcccctcccccgttcatgctctgtctctctctgtcccaaaaataaaataaaaaaacgttgaaaaaaaaaaaatttaaaaaaataaaaaaaaaaaaaaaaaaagaaaagaaaaagacaaacatccTGCAACACGGTAATGACGTGCCCTTCTAGGCAGCGTGGGCCTGCTCCAGACCCCCGGTCCACTGTGGGCCTTTGTGGGTTCACACTGCCCGCGTGGTCCCGAGAGGATGGCAGTCCAGCCCTTGGACAGATGCTCTTGCAGTTTCCTTCCAGAACACACTAAATGAAGGGTCTGCACGACCCCATgctgccactccccaccccatccccccaagCCACACTTCCTGGCAAGCATCTTGGCAACAAGATTCCTCAAAGCAAGACAATAAATGGGGACTAATGACCAGTTTCTCACGATCTTCTATGGACTGCAGGTACTGCTGCTTGCCTTCCTGGGATTCatcctttttcttcaaataagGCTCAATGGATTTGTACTGAGCATAGAAGTTGCTCAAGTCCTGAGGttaagaggcagaaggaaaaaagggtCAGATTTCACCAGCACTCCTTAGCTTTCTTATTCACCCCATTTCGTGGACAATCCCTACTTCCCCCCGATCCTACAGAAGTCCGACTCACTTTGGCGTGGATCTGTGCAAAGACTACAGAAGGAGAAATGGTCAGCATTAATCGTGGCTCGGAAATCTCTCCCTCACCCAGTCAGGAAGCCTTCCAATCCCATAGCCCCTCCAGTGAAGGTGGTCAAACACGGGGAGGCAGAAATTAAAGTCCAACGCGTAACCAGTGTTGCCTTCCCCACTGGGATTTTCCACATGAATTCTTTGTAGTTATGGCCAAATTCTTGATTCTGGGACTGTTCCAACTCTACAATCTTGTGCCCAGTTATTCCCAAACAATCCTCACCAAATGAGCTGCTGGAGAATCTTCTAGGTGTGTTTATCTTCCACCATTCAAATTCCTTAACTCAGGGAAAAAGCCTGCCCTAAAGAACTGATAacatatctttctctctctctcacacacacctcttcccctctcccctgaagATAAAaaaggggaagggatgggggggaTAGGAGACAgaaggggggatgggagggagggagggagggaggcagaaactCACGGGAACAAGATCCTTTATCACATACATATGTGGAAGAGGGTAGATTTTGGAGACTTTGCTGAGGTTGGTGTCAATCCTGCGGGTGCAAGCCAGAGTGTTGCCTCCGTTGATGTTCATCGCGCAAGAGCCACAGATGCCTGATAGAGAGAATGCATTTAacacctcctcccccaggctcAGGCAGTCCAGCTTCAAACTCTCTTTTCTGGAATGTTGCTCCTCTACCATCAGGGGCAGCACTGACACAGAATCCACCCGGGGCAGAAGGTGATGCTgttttccctctcctccatctttctgcctggaatgcagATCTAACGGCCGCAGTTCCAAAAGCCATTTTGGGACCACGAGGCAACCTTGAGGCTGGAATCGACACGCCACAGATGGCGCTGGAAGGCAGAAGGGGCCTGGGGCACTGGTGGCATCGCAGAGTGCCCACATCAGTCCTAGCTCCATGATTCATGTattttcaggggggaaaaaagtttttttaaaagtccctGTTATTTGAACTCAAACTCTAACAGacagaaaccaaaagcaaaatatCATCTTCCGGTTTAGGCCTGGGTGTGGATCATCCACGTAGAGCTCTTACTCCGTTTTCACCAAAACTAGCAGCATAGCGGCTCTGGGGATATGAAACCCACGTAAACTGGCTAAGCACTGACCTTCCAAGGAGAAGAATGAACTAACTGAAACCAAAGCACAGCAAAAATAAGGTGCTGACGCAGGACCCTGATGATGAGACTTCTCTTTGCCTGGACTCACGTCCCGTGTATGGAAATTTCCTAGGTATTTCAGAGTTTAAAGATGACTATGCAATATGAATCCACTTCTCTGAAGCTGTCTTTTGAAGATCAGGCCAGAGAAATGTGATTACTTGTGAGACGTGCACTGGGTTATCACTTTAGTGAGACCACTCCCTTCTGTGAATCTTAATAAGCGTGTCTTAAGCAAATACTCCTATAGTTCCCCAGGGGACTGAATGTCGTCAATATATTTATGTAAGCCTGGCATCCCAGCAGAGAAATATGCTTTTGTAAGCGATGGcatacaacttaaaaaataaatctggggtgcctgggtggctcagacggttaggTATCCaactttctgctcaggtcatgatctcacagcttgtgagttcaagccccgcgttgggttctgtgctgacagctcagagcctggagccacttatgctctctctcaaaaataaacaaattttcttcttctctgtaaaaGGCTCCCCTAGAAATTCTCTTACCaacaaggggaagagaaaggagtggTAATTAATATCATTTTGCTTCGTAGTTTTTAGTCCAGATGGGCCACAGCTTATATTCTTGGCTCTGAGAAAGTCTTACGGGGAACGGTTACTGAAAAGCATCTATATTTCCTGTGTTGCCAGGACTTACATGGGGAAGGTTGGTGTTTAATTACAGCAGAATGTTCCCTGAACAGCAGGACTCAGCCAAACTATGGTAATATCTGTCAGCATTTGGTACACTAAATCCCATCCTGTAAGATTAGATGAATCAAAGCAGATGTCTTAGAAGCAGGACTGAATGACCTGAAATGTACAGCagaacaaagattaaaaagtgaTGGGCCAATATCTATAGTGACTTTTCCTTTTAGGAAAGGTTATTTTAGGAAGAAGATTCAATCACTTGTTTTGGCCCACACTACCCTCTGTTTCGTTTTGTCAGGTTTTCCAAGCCTGGCCAGCAGAGTGTACCGCCTGAGTGCAGTTCTGGAATCTGACAAATCTGGTGGACTCCTGGCTCCCCAACTATCTGTGTGTTTTTCTGGAAGTCCCTTAACCTCCCCGGACCTCAGCACAAACACTAATGGGGCTGGTCTATTCCGTGTAAAGTGAACAGAACAGAGCTGGGCACACAGACCGTGCTCCACGGCCATCGGGACCAGTCAGCCCTCGTAGCATCCCTCTGTGACTTTTGTGATTGGTACTCAACATGTACCACTAGAAGATTATTTAGGGGTTTTCTTAAAATCAACTCATGTTTACttagatttatattaaaaaaactttaccACTGTTACACTGTCatcagtaattatatttttctaacgTATCACATAAACACACGGCTATTAAAGTAAAACACGCAGGTCTGAATACTGCTGGAAATCAGCTCCTGTGACACCGGCTGCACACTGTGGGAAACTCTGTTCCCATCCAGGATGTTCCTACTGAGCAGCTGCTCTGAGCGCGCGTAAcgctgggagctgggggtgggggcacacctgtacccccctgccccccggccAAGCAGCTTGGCAGGGGTGCGGAAGTGGCCGGCCAGCAGACCCAAGCTGGTCCCTGAGGGTGTGACAGCTCACGGGGACCGCCGGATGCAGTGACCACGTGACATAAAGCTCCTGACGGGAAGAAAATTCAGAAACCAGAGCTTGTACTACAGTTCGAATTTTTGACACATTTACCCAAGAAAAGGAAGTGCGACGCACAGCAAGGTCACCCGGCAGATGGCCAGCTGTGCGGGTAGCTGTCTCAGTCGTGGCCGGCCCGGGCACCAAGCATAAGGGTCTAAAGCCTAATAAGGAAGGAGATGCTTACCTTCTCTGCATGATCGTCGGAAAGTCAAAGTCGAATCGATTTCATTCTTAATCTTGATTAAAGCATCCAACACCATAGGACCACATCTGACCAAAAACAACAAGACACCCCAGTCGTACTGATGCGAAGTCCAATGTACCTACACTTCATTATTATAGTATGATCTGACATGTCTGTGTATATTAGCTGCTCTTACCCTTTTGGCTTTCTGAGGTCACACTCAGGAATTTTTCCAtcgttctatttttttttttttcaacttttatttatttttgggacagagagagagagagagagagagagagagagagagcgagcatgaacgggggaggggcagagagagagggagacacagaatcggaaacaggctccaggctccgagccatcagcccagagcctgacgcggggctcgaactcacagactgcgagatcgtgatctggctgaagtcggacgcttaaccgactgcgccacccaggcgccccgccatcgTTCTATTTTTGTGTATTCTTACACATTGTAAGTCCTGCAGAGTCGCGCTGCGTATACATTTCTAGGGAAAGGAAAgctgaaggagcagagagagagccccCTTACTCCAAAGCACTGTGAGTGCCCATGCGTGAGGGGGCAGTGGGGTGAGAGGAAGGGCAGTAGCACAGGGCTTGGAACTTGGGGCGCAGGCTTGGTGTCTGAGAACCTGGTCAGAACCCTGGCTTGGCCACTCGCTAGGTTCTTGGCAAACCGCTTCACCAGTTTCCCACCTACGAAGCAGAGGCAGCCCCTACATCTCATGGGACCGCTGCAGGTGAATTAACACACAGGACAGTCAAACAGAGCGCCTGCCACATTCGCTCAGTGTAACTGTGACCATCATCATGCAGAGGCTGCAGTTGTATGAACGGTTCACTctccctgagcctgtttcccTATTTGTCAAATGGAACCAAAACTTAAAATCGCAGGACTattacaaagatgaaataaaagcatGTGACTTTCATAGTATCTGGCACAGTCACGTGCTCAACAAACCTATTTCCTGGTTGTCACGCCCATGCCTCCCAGTCCTGCTCTATgcatgggattttaaaaaatatgccccCGCCCCAATATCCTTTAGCATtatccagatttcttttttttctactttattgagatataattgccaTATGACATGCAAATTTAAGGTGCACAGCATGATAGCGTAGCACATAATTTAATATACGTATATACTGGGGCGCgcgggtggctcaggcagttaagcgtcggactcttgatttcagctcgggtcatgatctcatggtttgtgagtttgagccctgcgtcgggctctgtgccgacagcgcagagcctgttcgAGATTCTCTCTACctgcccccccctcaaaataaataaacttaaaaaaaaaaagcgccccTATGTACAGATGGTGAAATGATCACAACAAGATTAGTTAACAGGGCTGCATTATCTGTATTTCTATCAGCAATATGCAAGTACCATTTCCACCCTATCTTTGCTAACACTGGGAACTACCCTTTAAAAACCTCTGCTATTTTGAGAATGGAGAAGTATTATTGTTTTAATCTGAGATATTTGAGTATTTCAGTGGTTGAGTATCTGTCATAAAGCCATTGATTTTTCTTCACGCTCCAGATGCTTATTGGAAGTGTGCTGTGCCAGGTTCCATGCTGGCTGCTGGACATACACCAGAGAACAGATGAAAACTCCTGCCCGCGCGGCACCTTCATTCTAGTCGACTATGCTACAGACTCGGTCCACCCATGTTCTTTGCCTCTTTGTTTAGGAGATCTTAggaattgtttttaaaggaaaaaccttttttaaagctCCAAAACTCATCATTCCCAGtacttcacttctgacactcCTGGTCACCAGGCGTGTGGTTTCCGGAACCGAGCAATCCTGCAACCCCAGCCGGGTGTCCCCACAGTGTAACTCAATCTGGCCCCATCACCACTGGCCAGTGACAGCATGAGATCCCACAGTTGAAGGGCTtggtcccagcccccacccccaccgtcctCGGACACCCGCTGCTGGCTGCAAGCTCGGGCTGTCCCCTGGAAGACTGGCTGTGGATGAGATTCTCATGATCCCCTCTCTTGGGTTTGACATTTGCTAGAGCAGCTTACAGAACTTAGATAAACAGGTAATTCACTAGGTTCTGATTTAGTAGAATGGCCAAGTGGAAGAGGTGCACAGGGCAAGGTGCCCAGGAAGGGGAGCAGAGCTTCCGTGCCCTCTCCCTGCACCTGCACGAGTTCACGCACCCAGACTCTCTGAACCCCACAATCCGGGTCCTTTCATGGAGGCTTCAGTGCACAGGCATGATTGATTACATGGTGCTGCCGGTCGGTGGTTTGACCTCTAACCTCTCTTCCCTCTCAGGTCAAGGGGTAGGGCAGAGGGTTCCAACAGTCTAAACACAGGGTTGGTTCCCTAGTAATCAGCCCCCACCTCAACCTGTGGTTATCTGGACTTCTAGAAACCACCTTATTAGAGTAAACTCAGGCggctgaaatgaataaaaaatacaagcCCATTTCACCTTCAGTATTTATCCGGAGCTATTTCAGGAactgggaaaaaaaccaaaactattaTAACAAAAGATGACCCTATAGCTCTTATCACTTTGGATCgcaagggttttaggagcctGAAACCCTGGAAAAGACCAAATTTATACCACCAATCTATTCTATCAGTGGCGaatcctgcccctccctcacctccagccCATAACCAGCAATTGGCTATTTGACTTCTAATTTTGGTAATGGAACTTTTAAACCACACAGATTTAAATGCTTGCATGTTACAGTTGACCACCCTTTCCCCTTATGATACTATCactatttttaatgtatgtatgtatttataaaattttattttttaataatctctatacccaatatggggcttgaactcacaatcccaagatcaagagtcacacactcctctgcctgagccagccagggccccaGTACTATCAATTTTAAATCTAAAAAGATTAAACCCCTTCCTGACGTTTCAAGACTAGAATTTTCCTCtagattttacattaaaaaaaaaaaatgtgtatttatttttgagagagagagagagagagagcgcgcgcgcgagcaggggaggggctcgaatttatgaactgtgagatcatgacctgagctgaggttggaagcttaactgagccacccaggcaccccatgcattttaaaattattccccCCCAAATTACAAAAACTGCTAATCAATTGCCCCAAATCACTGACTGACTAAACCTTCTTTTGCTTCTGATTTGTGGTACCTCCTTCTGGTATTCTGTAACAGAATTTCACTGAAGTAGAGTTTattttgcaacttaaaaaaattcaaacgaTCTGTCTATTCTTGTCCTGGCATGTTTTAAATGGCAGCAatcctctttatttttacaaaaatttcaAGTATCAAGTTAAAAAGCCAAAGCCCTCCCTTCAAGTGATCTCTCCTGCTAAATTTCATAATAGCTAGGGACTGTTAAAGAGTCTGGTATATTTTTCTCACACCtaaaaaaagcaa
The window above is part of the Prionailurus bengalensis isolate Pbe53 chromosome C1, Fcat_Pben_1.1_paternal_pri, whole genome shotgun sequence genome. Proteins encoded here:
- the SDHB gene encoding succinate dehydrogenase [ubiquinone] iron-sulfur subunit, mitochondrial, which produces MAAAAVGVSLRRRFPATALGGACLQACRGAQTAAATAPRIKKFAIYRWDPDKTGDKPRMQTYEIDLNKCGPMVLDALIKIKNEIDSTLTFRRSCREGICGSCAMNINGGNTLACTRRIDTNLSKVSKIYPLPHMYVIKDLVPDLSNFYAQYKSIEPYLKKKDESQEGKQQYLQSIEDREKLDGLYECILCACCSTSCPSYWWNGDKYLGPAVLMQAYRWMIDSRDDFTEERLAKLQDPFSLYRCHTIMNCTRTCPKGLNPGKAIAEIKKMMATYKGKKASV